In the genome of Fulvivirga maritima, one region contains:
- a CDS encoding TetR/AcrR family transcriptional regulator → MDTRERILREGTTLFKKYGVRSVTMDDIAKELSISKKTIYQFFKDKDEIVTIAMQDFVEQEKAEYIAVVDEVKNAVEELAMITKCIREDFDDINPSLIFDLQKYHPKAWDIIKEFKNNFLRKALVRSIENGIEEGVFRDNLDPEVMAVLRVEQINMACDHQLFPLDKFSIYETHMKLLDHYISGIVTDKGKEYYNNFLQQIDIPTTNHH, encoded by the coding sequence GTGGATACTAGAGAACGGATATTAAGAGAAGGAACTACATTATTTAAAAAGTATGGGGTGAGGAGTGTTACCATGGATGATATAGCTAAGGAGTTATCTATTTCTAAAAAGACTATTTATCAATTTTTTAAGGATAAAGATGAAATAGTAACCATAGCCATGCAGGATTTTGTGGAGCAGGAAAAGGCAGAGTACATCGCGGTGGTGGATGAGGTGAAAAACGCGGTGGAGGAGCTAGCCATGATAACTAAGTGTATAAGGGAAGACTTTGATGATATAAACCCTTCTTTGATTTTTGATTTACAGAAATATCACCCTAAAGCGTGGGACATTATAAAGGAGTTTAAAAACAATTTTTTAAGAAAGGCTCTGGTAAGAAGTATTGAAAATGGAATAGAAGAAGGGGTTTTTAGAGATAATCTGGATCCTGAAGTGATGGCCGTGCTGAGGGTAGAACAGATCAATATGGCTTGCGATCATCAGCTATTTCCATTGGATAAGTTTAGCATTTACGAAACACATATGAAGTTACTAGATCATTATATAAGCGGTATAGTAACAGATAAAGGCAAAGAATACTATAATAATTTTTTACAACAAATAGATATACCAACCACAAACCACCATTGA